Proteins from a genomic interval of Roseinatronobacter monicus:
- a CDS encoding ABC transporter substrate-binding protein, whose product MAFSSLTRRGFGVLAAALLASSALVAPATAQTPPGVLVVGQIAEPQALDPHAVTAVNDFRILMNIYDGLVRYASGTLEVEPALAEEWEISDDGTVYTFALRDGVSFHDGSAFNAEAVVWNFERMLNEDHPYHETGPFPLSFFFSAIETVEAVDDLTVRFTLSEPYAPFLSNLAYPTGLIVSPAAVMEHGADFGRNPSGTGPFRFAEWRSNERVVVTRNEGYWDGTAGTEAVIFRPITDANTRVAEMLAGGIDVMVEVPPVAVSQFQGAQHTVHEQAGPHLWFLILNAKEGPFAYQRVRQAANYAINKEALVNDVLEGTATIAAGPTPPAFAWAYNEELEPYPYNPDRARELITEAGAEGASLTFYVTEGGSGMLDPIPMGTAIQADLAAVGFDVTIETYEWNTFLGRVNPGLEGKADMAQMAWMTNDPDTLPFLALRTDAWPEAGGFNSGYYSNPEVDALLEAARVETDPDERARLYREMQVIVQEDAPWVFVANWMQNAVTSDAVENFQLEPSFFLLLKDVVKN is encoded by the coding sequence ATGGCTTTTTCATCACTGACCCGTCGCGGCTTCGGGGTTTTGGCCGCCGCATTGCTCGCCAGTTCGGCGCTGGTGGCGCCTGCGACGGCCCAGACCCCTCCGGGCGTGCTGGTCGTAGGCCAGATCGCCGAGCCGCAGGCGCTGGACCCCCATGCCGTGACTGCCGTGAACGACTTCCGCATCCTGATGAACATCTATGACGGGCTGGTGCGCTACGCATCCGGCACGCTGGAAGTCGAACCCGCCCTGGCCGAAGAATGGGAGATTTCCGACGACGGCACCGTCTACACCTTCGCCCTGCGTGATGGTGTCAGTTTCCATGATGGCAGCGCGTTCAATGCCGAGGCCGTGGTCTGGAATTTCGAGCGGATGCTGAACGAAGATCACCCCTATCACGAAACCGGGCCGTTCCCGCTGTCGTTTTTCTTCAGCGCGATCGAAACGGTCGAGGCCGTCGATGACCTGACCGTGCGCTTCACGCTGAGCGAACCCTATGCGCCCTTCCTGTCGAATCTGGCCTATCCGACCGGGCTGATCGTGTCGCCCGCCGCCGTGATGGAACATGGCGCGGATTTCGGGCGCAACCCTTCGGGCACCGGGCCCTTCCGCTTTGCCGAATGGCGCTCGAACGAGCGTGTGGTTGTGACCCGCAATGAGGGTTACTGGGACGGCACGGCAGGCACCGAAGCCGTGATCTTCCGCCCTATCACGGATGCCAATACCCGCGTGGCCGAAATGCTGGCAGGTGGGATTGACGTGATGGTGGAAGTGCCACCTGTTGCCGTGTCGCAGTTTCAGGGCGCGCAGCACACGGTCCACGAACAGGCCGGGCCGCATCTGTGGTTCCTGATCCTGAACGCGAAGGAAGGCCCCTTTGCCTACCAGCGCGTCCGGCAGGCCGCGAATTACGCGATCAACAAGGAGGCGCTGGTGAATGACGTGCTCGAAGGCACGGCCACCATCGCCGCGGGCCCGACACCGCCCGCTTTCGCATGGGCCTATAACGAGGAGCTGGAACCCTATCCTTACAATCCCGACCGCGCGCGCGAGCTGATCACCGAGGCCGGGGCCGAAGGGGCAAGCCTGACATTCTATGTGACCGAAGGCGGCTCTGGCATGCTGGACCCGATCCCGATGGGCACGGCGATTCAGGCCGATCTGGCCGCCGTGGGCTTCGATGTGACGATTGAGACCTATGAATGGAACACCTTTCTGGGCCGCGTGAATCCCGGTCTGGAAGGCAAGGCCGACATGGCGCAGATGGCCTGGATGACCAATGACCCCGACACGCTGCCCTTCCTTGCGCTGCGCACGGATGCCTGGCCCGAAGCGGGTGGGTTCAATTCGGGCTATTACTCGAACCCCGAAGTCGATGCGCTGCTGGAAGCGGCCCGTGTCGAGACTGACCCGGACGAGCGCGCGCGGCTGTATCGCGAGATGCAGGTGATCGTGCAGGAAGACGCGCCCTGGGTCTTTGTGGCGAACTGGATGCAGAATGCCGTGACCTCGGATGCGGTCGAGAATTTCCAGCTTGAGCCTTCTTTCTTTCTGCTGCTGAAAGACGTTGTGAAGAACTGA
- a CDS encoding ABC transporter permease, which translates to MGGYILKRLFSAIPVLLGITVIVFLIMAMIPGDPATAILGSYATPENVARLNRHLGLDEPLWRQYFIWLGNLLQGDFGRSFVLNRPVLDEILDRFSATLILAGTAFVLCALLGILAGVVSAARQYGLADKAITFVVILGISVPSFFLGMMMILLFAVQLRWFPVSGMYSIWGGGDLPDLIRHLTMPALALSVVATGVVARLSRGAMLEVLRQDFIRTARAKGVHERRVIWGHALRAAMVSIIPVLGIQAGFVLSGAVYIEMVFQWPGVGRMLVDGILKRDILLVQGGVVFIAACYVGFNIIVDVAQAWLDPRIKT; encoded by the coding sequence ATGGGTGGCTATATCCTGAAACGGCTTTTTTCGGCCATTCCAGTGCTTCTGGGGATCACAGTGATCGTGTTCCTGATCATGGCGATGATTCCGGGCGATCCGGCCACGGCTATTCTGGGCAGTTACGCGACGCCCGAGAATGTCGCGCGTCTGAACCGGCATCTGGGGCTGGATGAGCCGCTCTGGCGACAATATTTCATCTGGCTGGGCAATCTGCTGCAAGGCGATTTCGGGCGCTCCTTCGTGCTGAACCGGCCTGTTCTGGACGAAATCCTTGATCGGTTTTCGGCGACCTTGATCCTGGCGGGGACGGCCTTTGTGCTCTGTGCACTTCTGGGCATCCTTGCCGGAGTTGTCTCGGCGGCGCGTCAATACGGGCTGGCGGATAAGGCGATCACCTTTGTCGTGATCCTGGGCATTTCGGTGCCGTCGTTTTTCCTCGGCATGATGATGATCCTGCTGTTTGCTGTGCAGCTGCGCTGGTTTCCGGTGTCGGGGATGTATTCGATCTGGGGCGGCGGTGATCTGCCGGACCTGATCCGCCACCTGACCATGCCCGCGCTTGCGCTGTCGGTCGTGGCCACGGGCGTTGTCGCGCGCCTGTCGCGCGGCGCGATGCTGGAAGTGCTGCGGCAGGATTTCATCCGCACGGCGCGCGCCAAGGGTGTGCATGAGCGCCGCGTGATCTGGGGCCATGCGCTGCGCGCCGCGATGGTCAGCATCATTCCGGTGCTGGGCATTCAGGCAGGGTTCGTGCTGTCCGGCGCGGTCTATATCGAGATGGTGTTTCAATGGCCCGGCGTGGGGCGGATGCTGGTCGATGGCATTCTGAAACGCGACATTCTGCTGGTGCAGGGCGGCGTTGTGTTCATCGCGGCCTGTTATGTCGGCTTCAACATCATCGTCGATGTGGCGCAAGCCTGGCTCGACCCCCGGATCAAGACATGA
- a CDS encoding dipeptide/oligopeptide/nickel ABC transporter permease/ATP-binding protein: MTLFLRLLFRNKLAGFGAVVLGIIVVLALLTPILPLHPPNETNTANRFLRPLSDGHLLGTDHLGRDLLSRLMWGTRLSLAVGFAAALVAGLLGAAIGVMAGYFGGRTDNVTMRGIDMLMAFPYILLALAIVAVLGPGLLNALIAVAVVNIPFFARNIRGVTVGIAHREFIDAAKLAGMGHTRILLTEVVPNIVPVVVIAMSTTIGWMILETAGLSFLGLGSQPPQADLGSMLGEARSALITAPHTSIVPGVMILLIVMSVNLLGDGIRDALDPRLRSGALARPMATTRVERAEAPAPKGEGLLRIDDLETQFHVGQRIYKAVNKVSLDLKPGECLGLIGESGSGKSVTALSVMGLVASPPGVITGGAVRLEGRDLIGVPYELLRSLRGRKVAYIFQDPLSTLHPLYRIGDQLIEAIRVHEPVSHAEAHKRAVKLLEDVRIPNAAARAKAYPHELSGGMRQRVGIAMALANDPDIIIADEPTTALDVTVQAQVLALLDDLRRSRGLAILFITHDFGVVGQLCDRVAVMYGGRIVEAGDTADVLAAPAHPYTKRLIACVPELGAGRRVLAAIPGLPPAVDQLPEGCAFAPRCDKAQAACRAGEIDLTGEARKVRCLYPEGAS; encoded by the coding sequence ATGACCCTGTTCCTGCGTCTTCTGTTTCGCAACAAGCTGGCGGGGTTTGGCGCGGTCGTGCTGGGAATTATCGTGGTGCTGGCGTTGCTGACGCCTATCCTGCCCTTGCATCCGCCGAATGAGACCAACACCGCAAACCGCTTTCTGCGCCCCTTGTCGGACGGGCATCTGCTGGGCACCGACCATCTGGGCCGTGATCTGCTGTCGCGCCTGATGTGGGGCACGCGGCTGTCGCTGGCCGTAGGTTTCGCGGCGGCTCTTGTCGCGGGGCTTTTGGGGGCGGCCATCGGCGTGATGGCGGGCTATTTTGGCGGGCGCACGGATAACGTCACCATGCGCGGCATCGATATGCTGATGGCATTCCCCTATATCCTGCTGGCGCTGGCGATTGTTGCGGTGCTGGGGCCGGGCTTGCTGAACGCGCTGATTGCGGTCGCGGTGGTGAATATCCCGTTCTTCGCGCGCAACATTCGCGGGGTCACTGTCGGCATCGCGCATCGCGAATTCATCGACGCGGCGAAGCTGGCAGGCATGGGGCACACGCGCATTCTGCTGACCGAGGTCGTGCCGAATATCGTGCCCGTCGTGGTGATCGCCATGTCCACCACCATCGGCTGGATGATCCTTGAAACCGCCGGTCTGTCCTTCCTTGGTCTTGGCAGCCAGCCGCCGCAGGCTGATCTGGGCTCGATGCTGGGCGAGGCGCGCTCGGCGCTGATCACGGCGCCGCATACATCCATCGTGCCGGGTGTGATGATCCTGCTGATCGTGATGTCCGTCAACCTGCTGGGCGACGGCATCCGGGACGCACTTGACCCGCGCCTGCGCTCTGGTGCGTTGGCGCGGCCCATGGCCACGACGCGGGTGGAACGGGCCGAGGCCCCCGCCCCCAAGGGCGAAGGGCTGTTGCGCATTGACGATCTGGAAACGCAATTCCATGTCGGCCAGCGTATCTACAAGGCGGTCAACAAGGTCTCGCTGGATTTGAAACCCGGCGAATGTCTGGGGCTGATTGGTGAGAGCGGTTCGGGTAAATCGGTCACGGCGCTGTCGGTGATGGGGCTGGTCGCCTCGCCGCCCGGAGTAATCACCGGGGGCGCTGTGCGGCTGGAAGGGCGGGATCTGATCGGCGTGCCCTATGAGTTACTGCGCAGTCTGCGCGGGCGCAAGGTGGCCTATATCTTCCAGGATCCGCTCTCGACCCTGCACCCGCTCTACCGCATCGGCGATCAGTTGATCGAGGCGATCCGCGTGCATGAACCCGTCAGCCACGCCGAGGCGCACAAGCGCGCGGTTAAACTGCTGGAGGATGTCCGCATCCCCAATGCTGCTGCGCGTGCGAAGGCTTACCCGCATGAACTGTCGGGGGGCATGCGCCAGCGCGTGGGCATTGCGATGGCGCTGGCCAATGATCCCGACATCATCATTGCGGATGAACCCACCACTGCGCTGGATGTGACGGTGCAGGCGCAGGTTCTGGCGCTGCTGGATGATCTGCGCCGCTCGCGCGGTTTGGCGATCCTGTTCATCACCCATGATTTCGGTGTGGTGGGCCAGCTTTGCGACCGGGTGGCAGTCATGTATGGCGGGCGCATTGTCGAGGCCGGAGATACCGCCGATGTGCTGGCCGCGCCGGCCCATCCCTACACCAAACGCCTGATTGCCTGCGTGCCGGAACTGGGTGCCGGGCGGCGAGTGCTGGCCGCGATTCCGGGTCTGCCGCCCGCAGTGGACCAATTGCCTGAAGGCTGCGCCTTTGCCCCGCGTTGCGACAAGGCGCAGGCCGCTTGCCGCGCGGGCGAGATTGATCTGACAGGCGAGGCGCGCAAGGTCCGCTGCCTGTATCCAGAGGGGGCATCATGA
- a CDS encoding ABC transporter ATP-binding protein, translating to MSIALTTTDLAKSFDIGKRLIGPPRAQVHAVHPVSLQVQTGETLGIVGESGCGKSTLARMLVGLLPPTSGSIEIEGRALNRADPAAFGRLIQYVFQDPVSSLNPRKTIRQIMEVPLRLLHGLRGKALDDRIAELFDAVNLRPEFLTRYPHEFSGGQAQRIGIARALAASPRILILDEPVSALDVSVQAQVLNLLADLKAEFNLTYLFISHDLAVVEAVSDRIAVLYFGSVVETGPAEKVFAAPRHPYTKLLADSAPVVGRPLGGAQSGELPDPLNPPPGCAFAGRCPRVSDKCRAEVPRLRAIEGDQFAACHHPREI from the coding sequence ATGAGTATTGCGCTGACGACCACCGATCTGGCCAAGTCATTCGATATCGGCAAGCGCCTGATCGGCCCGCCGCGTGCGCAGGTTCATGCGGTGCATCCGGTCTCTTTGCAGGTGCAAACGGGTGAAACACTGGGGATTGTCGGCGAATCCGGTTGCGGCAAATCCACGCTTGCGCGGATGCTTGTTGGGCTGTTGCCACCCACTTCGGGCAGCATTGAAATCGAGGGCCGCGCGCTGAATCGCGCTGATCCGGCGGCGTTTGGTCGGTTGATCCAGTATGTGTTCCAGGACCCGGTTTCCAGCCTGAACCCGCGCAAGACGATCCGTCAGATCATGGAAGTGCCGCTGCGCCTGCTGCACGGGCTTCGCGGCAAGGCGCTGGACGACCGCATCGCGGAACTGTTCGACGCGGTCAATCTGCGCCCCGAATTCCTGACCCGCTACCCGCATGAATTTTCCGGAGGACAGGCGCAGCGCATCGGCATCGCGCGAGCGCTCGCGGCCAGCCCGCGTATCCTGATCCTTGATGAACCCGTCTCGGCGCTGGATGTGTCGGTACAGGCGCAGGTGCTGAACCTGCTGGCCGATCTGAAAGCCGAATTCAACCTGACCTATCTGTTCATCAGCCATGATCTGGCCGTGGTCGAGGCCGTCAGCGACCGCATCGCGGTGCTGTATTTCGGATCGGTCGTGGAAACCGGCCCTGCCGAAAAGGTCTTTGCAGCACCGCGCCATCCCTATACCAAGCTTCTGGCGGACTCGGCGCCGGTTGTGGGCCGCCCGCTCGGGGGGGCGCAATCGGGCGAATTGCCGGACCCGCTGAACCCGCCGCCGGGTTGCGCCTTTGCCGGGCGTTGTCCGCGTGTATCGGACAAGTGCCGCGCAGAAGTGCCAAGATTGCGCGCGATCGAAGGAGACCAGTTTGCCGCCTGCCACCACCCCAGAGAAATATGA
- a CDS encoding FadR/GntR family transcriptional regulator codes for MPPATTPEKYERLSRPQQVAEAIKSWVVANGWGPGHRLPSELELITRFGMAKGTIREAIRILEAQGLVKSRTGPGGGVFVHQVSEERAMALLGNYFYFEHLTIDDVYQIRQALEPELAASLAGRLNDGQLAALQDVMACYAEPARTAEEEREQHVESLRFHALLAEISGNPLLRFLIRFTANMLAEITVSRRLYAQPNRELWSSGLDYQSQLIAALRMGDAVAARQIMSEHMKNAHRLMQMQETVLTQRFLPESEII; via the coding sequence TTGCCGCCTGCCACCACCCCAGAGAAATATGAACGCCTGTCTCGACCGCAACAAGTGGCCGAGGCGATCAAATCCTGGGTCGTGGCGAATGGATGGGGGCCAGGTCATCGCCTGCCTTCGGAACTGGAACTGATTACACGTTTTGGCATGGCCAAGGGCACGATTCGCGAAGCCATCCGCATTCTGGAAGCTCAAGGGTTGGTAAAGTCACGCACCGGGCCGGGCGGTGGCGTCTTTGTGCATCAGGTGTCCGAAGAGCGGGCCATGGCGCTGTTGGGGAACTACTTCTACTTCGAGCACCTGACCATCGATGATGTTTACCAAATCCGGCAGGCGCTGGAACCTGAACTGGCAGCAAGCCTTGCAGGCCGCCTGAACGATGGCCAGCTTGCCGCGCTGCAAGATGTTATGGCCTGTTACGCCGAACCAGCTCGCACTGCCGAAGAAGAGCGTGAGCAGCATGTTGAGTCCCTGAGATTTCATGCGCTTCTGGCCGAAATATCGGGCAACCCGCTGCTGCGATTCCTGATCCGGTTTACCGCCAACATGCTGGCCGAAATCACTGTTTCGCGCCGTCTGTATGCTCAACCGAACCGGGAGTTGTGGTCGTCAGGGCTTGATTACCAATCCCAATTGATTGCGGCCTTGCGCATGGGCGACGCTGTCGCGGCCCGACAGATCATGTCTGAACATATGAAAAATGCGCACCGTCTGATGCAGATGCAGGAAACAGTTCTAACCCAACGGTTCTTGCCCGAGAGTGAGATCATCTAA
- a CDS encoding Hcp family type VI secretion system effector has translation MPMPAYLTIEGETQGLITQGATTFDSITNEWQAGHEDEIMVQAFSHAVITPRDPQSGSPTGTRIHQPFTFTCTLNKSVPLLYNALVTGELLTKVELKWYRTQASEQVHFFTTALEEALIVDINCDMPHCKDMTSKDYTQLVQVKMTYRKIMWDHVVAGTSGSDDWRNPIQA, from the coding sequence ATGCCAATGCCGGCGTATCTGACCATTGAAGGCGAAACCCAGGGCCTGATCACCCAAGGGGCGACCACATTTGATTCCATCACCAATGAATGGCAAGCAGGCCATGAAGACGAGATCATGGTGCAGGCGTTCTCACATGCGGTGATCACACCGCGCGACCCGCAGTCGGGCTCACCCACGGGCACCCGCATCCACCAGCCCTTTACCTTTACTTGCACGCTGAACAAATCGGTGCCGCTTTTGTACAACGCGCTGGTCACCGGCGAATTGCTCACCAAGGTCGAGCTGAAATGGTACCGCACCCAGGCATCCGAGCAGGTGCATTTCTTCACCACCGCGCTGGAAGAGGCTTTGATCGTCGATATCAATTGCGACATGCCACATTGCAAGGACATGACCTCCAAGGATTACACCCAGCTTGTGCAGGTCAAGATGACCTACCGCAAGATCATGTGGGATCATGTGGTCGCGGGCACATCCGGCTCTGATGACTGGCGCAATCCGATCCAGGCGTAA
- a CDS encoding type VI secretion system Vgr family protein, whose protein sequence is MGAFETISSLAQRFLDQDQDLAFGFEAAAGRFTVVGFSVQEAINTPFEIVVDLASLDPDIDLAALLDAPACLGLYSKYQTPRHFHGIVTDAMRGDSGYRRTFYTLVLRPSLSRLDHGSDWRIWQDMTVPEVAAQLLSEQGVTDVDWRLDETYLPREYLTQAGETNRAFLERILAEEGIFYAFAHSPDGHKLIVTDAPLAMPMIADPVLAYNANPGGQSRGVWVSRFSQTERLRASHYAMEDYTFHNPPAGMGTLAVGERLDGLKGRYEHFAYPGRYKDPASVGNRFTRHRIEAERVDATTGAGETNCLHLNAAFQMTLAAHTDPRANSRHRLLAVSHSGQQSAALEEDAGDAPTTYSASFVTQPGHLPYRPAVPRKPVVDGPQMAVVTGPPGEEIYCDNFGRVKVQFEWNRHTPADEHSSCWIRVSQNWGGGGWGHMAIPRIGQEVIVDFFDGDADQPIITGRTYNARNRPPYKLPEHKTRMTIKSDTHKGTGFNELRFEDEAGREEVFLHAQKDHNTIILNDESHSIGRDRSKSVGNDQSEAIGNDKTISVGHDHTETIGNDARHSIANDVTYSVGQNQIEDYGKDHIHNVGNIYKQDIFADHLYQAGRHFDGQVNGDYKLEVGASITTNTGQHKLMAFEKFEISGPGGKITIDASGITLEAAQINLKGAVSMGGSGSAQVPTLSLAANDALPLAEECPKDKG, encoded by the coding sequence ATGGGTGCATTCGAGACGATATCCAGCCTTGCGCAGCGGTTTCTGGATCAGGATCAGGATTTGGCCTTCGGGTTTGAAGCGGCGGCGGGGCGGTTCACGGTTGTGGGGTTCTCGGTGCAAGAGGCGATCAACACGCCCTTCGAGATCGTTGTGGATCTGGCCTCATTGGACCCTGATATCGATCTGGCAGCCCTGCTGGATGCGCCGGCCTGTCTGGGATTGTATAGCAAATACCAGACCCCGCGTCATTTCCACGGGATTGTCACAGATGCCATGCGCGGCGATAGCGGGTACCGGCGCACCTTTTATACGCTGGTGCTGCGCCCGAGCCTGTCGCGGCTCGATCATGGCTCGGATTGGCGCATCTGGCAGGATATGACCGTGCCCGAAGTGGCCGCGCAATTGCTGTCCGAACAGGGCGTCACGGATGTGGATTGGCGGCTGGATGAGACCTATCTGCCGCGCGAATATCTGACCCAGGCGGGCGAGACCAACCGCGCGTTCCTGGAGCGCATTCTGGCCGAGGAAGGGATTTTCTACGCCTTCGCCCATTCGCCCGACGGCCATAAGCTGATCGTGACCGATGCGCCGCTGGCCATGCCGATGATCGCCGATCCGGTGCTGGCCTATAATGCCAATCCCGGCGGGCAGTCGCGCGGGGTCTGGGTCAGCCGCTTCAGTCAGACCGAGCGGCTGCGCGCCTCGCATTATGCGATGGAGGATTACACGTTCCACAACCCCCCCGCCGGGATGGGCACGCTGGCCGTGGGCGAGCGGCTGGACGGGCTGAAAGGGCGCTACGAGCATTTCGCCTATCCCGGCCGCTACAAAGACCCCGCCAGCGTGGGCAACCGCTTCACCCGCCACCGGATCGAGGCTGAGCGGGTCGATGCCACCACTGGCGCGGGTGAGACGAATTGCCTGCATTTGAACGCAGCCTTCCAGATGACGCTGGCCGCCCATACTGACCCGCGCGCCAATAGCCGCCACCGGCTGCTGGCCGTGTCGCATTCGGGCCAGCAATCCGCCGCGCTGGAAGAAGATGCAGGCGACGCGCCCACGACCTATTCCGCCAGCTTCGTCACCCAGCCCGGACATCTGCCCTATCGCCCCGCAGTGCCGCGCAAACCGGTGGTGGACGGGCCGCAAATGGCCGTGGTCACCGGCCCCCCCGGAGAAGAGATTTATTGTGACAATTTTGGCCGCGTGAAGGTCCAATTCGAATGGAATCGCCACACACCTGCCGACGAGCACTCCAGCTGCTGGATCCGCGTCAGCCAGAACTGGGGCGGAGGCGGCTGGGGCCATATGGCCATCCCGCGCATTGGCCAGGAAGTCATCGTGGATTTCTTCGACGGGGATGCCGACCAACCCATCATCACCGGCCGTACCTACAACGCCCGCAACCGCCCTCCTTACAAACTGCCCGAACACAAGACCCGCATGACCATCAAGTCCGACACCCACAAGGGGACAGGGTTCAACGAGCTGCGGTTTGAGGATGAGGCCGGGCGGGAGGAAGTGTTCCTGCATGCGCAGAAGGACCACAATACGATCATCCTGAACGATGAAAGCCATTCTATCGGGCGTGACAGGTCAAAATCCGTGGGCAATGACCAATCCGAGGCAATTGGCAATGACAAGACCATTTCCGTGGGCCATGACCACACCGAGACTATTGGCAATGATGCGCGCCACAGCATCGCAAATGACGTGACCTATAGCGTCGGCCAGAACCAGATTGAGGATTACGGCAAAGACCATATCCACAATGTAGGCAATATCTACAAACAAGATATATTTGCCGATCACCTATACCAGGCTGGGCGTCATTTCGACGGTCAGGTGAATGGTGATTACAAGCTTGAAGTCGGCGCATCGATCACGACCAATACCGGCCAGCACAAACTGATGGCATTCGAGAAATTCGAGATTTCCGGCCCGGGCGGCAAGATCACGATTGATGCCTCCGGCATTACACTGGAAGCGGCCCAGATCAACCTGAAAGGGGCGGTCAGCATGGGCGGGTCCGGTTCGGCGCAAGTGCCGACCTTGTCGCTGGCAGCGAATGACGCGCTGCCATTGGCCGAAGAATGCCCCAAGGACAAAGGATAA
- a CDS encoding PAAR domain-containing protein translates to MRPIARLGDVHDCPIHGKNSIAAGGAGKVDGRPVARLGDVCACGGVIIEGSSQSSDGGQPIAYQGCKTSCGGVITSGSPTGKVAP, encoded by the coding sequence ATGCGCCCGATTGCACGTCTTGGTGACGTACATGATTGCCCGATCCATGGTAAGAACAGCATTGCAGCAGGGGGCGCGGGCAAGGTTGACGGCCGCCCTGTGGCGCGTCTGGGCGATGTTTGCGCCTGTGGTGGGGTGATCATCGAGGGGTCAAGCCAGTCCAGCGATGGCGGCCAACCCATTGCCTACCAAGGCTGCAAGACCAGCTGCGGCGGGGTCATCACATCAGGATCACCAACGGGCAAGGTGGCGCCATGA
- a CDS encoding DUF4123 domain-containing protein, protein MMALAALGEAGAAPDQNWLQVEDLGPVEPLDAQFGVHPKKSAPDALRDALFGQPAPSDAEREAFGQDIPPLATYAVLDATKMPYLLTSLLESSGLRYQSLFQGEAQEELGEHAPYLVELKDGHDFTRRLFTGPDGIGGLWEKELGIFIRSRAGFDALRKHLRKFTRVQDETGKWFYFRFWEGGPLGEYLKEHHEDAKAYVQQFIGTQTFILVSQLASCAQAFSAPVPLSTLPDKQRGGWPHLLQDFQAIQLKKFKRNLADSLRQSFQPFGELDPDQGQSMLHPIVDHALAFGLDDEEAVENYCKLCLIIGQPPENFEDLRKILKGPQHQIDRTKKALQLVNEKLAK, encoded by the coding sequence ATGATGGCACTAGCGGCCCTGGGCGAAGCCGGTGCCGCGCCAGACCAGAATTGGCTGCAGGTTGAGGACCTGGGGCCGGTTGAACCGCTCGACGCGCAATTCGGGGTGCATCCGAAGAAATCTGCCCCCGATGCGCTGCGTGACGCTCTGTTCGGCCAGCCAGCGCCAAGCGACGCTGAGCGCGAGGCGTTTGGTCAGGACATTCCACCGCTGGCAACCTATGCCGTTCTGGACGCGACCAAGATGCCCTATCTGCTGACCAGCCTGCTGGAAAGTTCCGGCCTACGATATCAGTCGCTGTTTCAGGGCGAGGCGCAGGAAGAACTGGGCGAGCACGCGCCTTACCTTGTGGAACTGAAGGACGGCCACGACTTCACCCGCCGCCTGTTCACCGGGCCAGACGGCATCGGCGGGCTGTGGGAGAAGGAACTCGGCATCTTCATCCGCTCCCGCGCCGGGTTTGACGCTCTGCGCAAACACCTGCGGAAGTTTACCCGCGTGCAGGATGAAACCGGCAAGTGGTTTTATTTCAGGTTCTGGGAAGGGGGGCCTTTGGGCGAATACCTCAAGGAACATCACGAGGACGCGAAAGCCTATGTACAACAGTTTATTGGGACGCAAACATTTATACTCGTCTCACAGCTTGCCAGTTGCGCTCAAGCTTTCTCAGCACCAGTGCCGCTGTCAACATTGCCTGACAAGCAGCGCGGGGGATGGCCTCATTTACTGCAAGATTTTCAGGCCATACAGCTGAAGAAGTTTAAGCGCAATTTGGCGGACAGCCTGAGGCAGTCATTCCAGCCCTTTGGCGAGCTCGATCCTGATCAAGGACAAAGTATGCTCCATCCTATCGTCGATCATGCCCTTGCATTCGGATTGGACGATGAAGAAGCAGTTGAAAATTATTGCAAGTTATGTCTGATCATTGGACAACCACCAGAGAATTTTGAAGACCTGCGCAAGATTTTGAAAGGGCCGCAGCACCAGATTGACCGAACCAAAAAAGCACTTCAGCTCGTCAATGAGAAGCTGGCCAAGTAA